The proteins below are encoded in one region of Clostridium pasteurianum DSM 525 = ATCC 6013:
- a CDS encoding lytic transglycosylase domain-containing protein, which translates to MKGKSLLFIFVIVVIVIVAALNVKTIGKHYYPMKYSKYIYEYSSKYNLSPYYVAAIAKTESNFNPEAKSNKNAYGIMQITEETGQWAAEKMGLKGFSADKLYDPEYSIRMGCWYLDNLRQEFNNWDLVSAAYNGGRGNVRSWLNNKDHSKDGKNIHYIPFPETDKYVKKIRVNYNIYRWLYSNN; encoded by the coding sequence ATGAAAGGAAAAAGTTTACTATTCATTTTTGTTATAGTGGTTATAGTAATAGTTGCAGCATTAAATGTAAAAACAATAGGAAAACATTATTATCCTATGAAATATTCTAAATATATATATGAATATTCAAGTAAATATAATTTGAGTCCCTACTATGTAGCTGCTATTGCAAAAACAGAAAGTAATTTTAATCCAGAAGCTAAATCTAATAAAAATGCCTATGGAATAATGCAGATAACTGAAGAAACAGGGCAATGGGCCGCAGAAAAAATGGGACTTAAGGGCTTCAGTGCTGATAAGTTATATGATCCCGAATACAGTATAAGAATGGGATGCTGGTATCTGGATAATCTTAGACAGGAGTTTAACAACTGGGACTTGGTATCTGCTGCCTATAATGGTGGAAGAGGTAATGTTAGATCTTGGCTCAACAATAAAGATCACTCAAAGGATGGAAAAAATATTCACTATATACCTTTCCCTGAGACGGACAAGTATGTTAAGAAAATAAGGGTGAACTATAATATATATAGATGGCTTTATAGTAATAATTAG
- the coaE gene encoding dephospho-CoA kinase (Dephospho-CoA kinase (CoaE) performs the final step in coenzyme A biosynthesis.) translates to MLKVGLTGGIGSGKSTVARMFKERSIPVIDADVISREVLNIYPELLSEIKQEFGIEFFDGDGKLLRRKLGDYVFASYARRKKLEEIIMPYIKKDIFKHIKLYEDLKENICVLDAPILIETGINNDMDLNILAWVDRETQIKRVMERDKMNLQQVINRINAQMPLEEKKKYVDVIIDTSVSIDYTESQVEKLLTSINIL, encoded by the coding sequence ATGTTAAAGGTGGGACTCACAGGTGGAATTGGAAGTGGAAAGAGTACTGTAGCTAGGATGTTTAAAGAGAGATCTATTCCTGTTATAGATGCAGATGTTATTTCAAGAGAAGTTTTAAATATTTATCCTGAATTACTATCAGAAATAAAACAGGAATTTGGAATAGAATTTTTTGATGGAGATGGAAAACTTTTAAGAAGAAAGCTTGGAGATTATGTATTTGCCTCCTATGCTAGAAGAAAAAAATTAGAGGAAATAATAATGCCCTATATTAAAAAGGACATATTCAAGCATATTAAACTATATGAGGATTTAAAGGAAAATATTTGTGTCCTTGATGCTCCAATACTAATTGAAACGGGAATAAATAATGATATGGATTTGAATATTCTAGCTTGGGTTGATAGAGAAACACAAATAAAAAGAGTTATGGAAAGAGATAAAATGAACCTTCAGCAGGTAATCAACAGAATAAATGCTCAGATGCCCTTGGAAGAAAAGAAAAAATATGTAGATGTTATAATAGATACCAGTGTAAGTATAGACTATACTGAAAGTCAAGTTGAAAAACTATTGACATCTATAAATATATTGTAG
- a CDS encoding DUF1836 domain-containing protein has product MDTNEDKNLDDILSEITEFSELTLSDIPNIDLYMDQVTTLFESKLSSLKRNSEDKIMTKTMINNYAKAKIFPPVKSKKYTKEQIVLLSIIYTLKQSLSLSDIGKVFKPLLEDMSKESSELISVENLYDTFLELKRENENNYSEHFYSILEKSKNKLKNIDHGDNTKNELILMVLTLIAEANINVRMSQKIIDRFFDNKN; this is encoded by the coding sequence TTGGACACAAATGAAGATAAAAACTTAGATGATATTCTCTCTGAAATTACTGAATTTAGCGAGCTAACTCTTAGTGATATTCCCAATATTGATTTGTATATGGATCAAGTGACTACTCTGTTTGAAAGTAAGCTCTCTTCTTTAAAAAGAAATAGTGAAGATAAAATAATGACTAAAACTATGATTAACAACTACGCTAAAGCTAAAATCTTTCCACCTGTTAAAAGCAAAAAATATACTAAAGAACAAATAGTTCTACTATCTATAATATACACTTTAAAACAAAGTTTGTCATTATCTGATATAGGAAAAGTTTTTAAACCCCTATTGGAAGATATGTCGAAAGAAAGTAGCGAACTTATCTCTGTGGAAAATTTATATGATACCTTTTTAGAATTAAAAAGAGAAAATGAAAATAATTATAGTGAACATTTTTATTCTATTTTGGAGAAAAGTAAGAATAAATTAAAAAATATAGATCATGGTGACAACACTAAAAATGAATTAATACTTATGGTATTAACTCTTATAGCTGAAGCTAACATAAATGTGCGTATGTCACAAAAAATAATAGACAGATTTTTTGATAATAAAAACTAG
- a CDS encoding DUF6483 family protein — protein MFYLIKDDYNSKISKEFLSVIKQIKNVKNLRLEAFTLIDKAFKRFLGFSSSFVNSVSEKDLLNLMKKGDKIQGIQCAIAAVFLFEEGNIFYEEGNYNEAYFRYSKAFSLIYTIFSLELECELEGYKELSQEIANAMEKFEITSEDQEKLFYFYKSLGVFSKAEDYLYDLIKDPQKKDFTENNLKEFYSDLLKKSDEDLIKGNLPRNEILEALRA, from the coding sequence GTGTTTTACTTGATAAAGGATGACTATAATTCAAAAATATCCAAAGAATTTCTTTCTGTAATAAAACAAATAAAGAATGTTAAAAATTTAAGATTAGAAGCTTTTACCTTAATTGATAAAGCCTTCAAAAGATTTCTCGGTTTCAGTTCCAGCTTTGTAAATTCTGTTTCTGAAAAAGATCTCTTAAATCTTATGAAAAAAGGCGATAAAATTCAAGGTATACAATGTGCCATTGCAGCAGTATTTCTATTTGAAGAAGGAAATATCTTTTATGAAGAAGGAAACTATAATGAAGCATATTTTAGATATTCAAAGGCTTTTAGTTTAATTTATACTATATTTTCCTTGGAACTTGAATGTGAATTAGAAGGTTATAAAGAACTTTCACAAGAAATTGCCAATGCTATGGAAAAGTTTGAAATTACTTCAGAGGATCAAGAAAAGCTATTTTATTTTTATAAATCACTGGGTGTATTCTCTAAAGCGGAGGACTATCTTTATGATCTTATAAAAGATCCTCAAAAAAAAGATTTTACAGAAAATAATCTTAAAGAATTTTACAGTGATCTTCTAAAAAAAAGTGATGAAGATCTAATAAAAGGTAATCTACCAAGAAATGAGATTTTAGAAGCTCTCAGAGCTTAG
- the purD gene encoding phosphoribosylamine--glycine ligase produces MKILLIGNGGREHAIAWKMALSPIVDKIYCAPGNGGTHLEDKCENVNLDTIDELLNFAKVEKIDLTVVGPEAKLVEGIVDVFKENGLKIFGPSKAAAELEGSKAFAKAFMKKYGVKTAAYEVFENVEEALDYAKKCPYPIVIKADGLAAGKGVVICNTQQEAENTLKDFMVNDVFKGSGKKVVMEEFLDGVEASILSVTDGNVIVPFISAKDHKQIFDEDKGPNTGGMGAIVPNPYCSEDVIKEFNETMLKPTLTGIKEEKMDYCGVIFFGLMITKKGTYLLEYNVRMGDPETQAVLPMLETDLTEIILAAIDGKLNDVEIKWKKGGACCVVLASKGYPGSYETDKTIEIKGEDNKVFIAGAKYQEDSLKTSGGRVMSIVSTGDTIEEAIKNTYEDIKNVNFDGMYFRKDIGTLYR; encoded by the coding sequence TTGAAAATTTTACTTATTGGAAATGGTGGTAGAGAACATGCTATAGCATGGAAAATGGCACTTAGCCCCATTGTAGATAAAATATATTGTGCACCAGGAAATGGTGGTACTCATCTTGAAGACAAATGTGAAAATGTAAACTTAGATACTATAGATGAATTATTAAATTTTGCAAAAGTAGAAAAAATAGATTTAACTGTTGTAGGTCCAGAAGCAAAGCTGGTAGAGGGTATTGTAGATGTATTTAAAGAAAACGGATTAAAGATATTTGGACCATCAAAGGCAGCAGCGGAGCTTGAAGGAAGTAAAGCTTTTGCTAAAGCATTTATGAAAAAATATGGAGTTAAAACAGCTGCTTATGAAGTTTTTGAAAATGTAGAAGAAGCCCTTGACTATGCAAAAAAGTGTCCTTATCCAATAGTTATAAAAGCAGATGGCTTGGCAGCAGGTAAAGGTGTAGTTATATGTAACACTCAGCAGGAAGCTGAGAATACCTTAAAGGATTTTATGGTAAATGATGTATTCAAGGGATCTGGTAAAAAAGTAGTTATGGAAGAATTCCTTGATGGAGTAGAAGCTTCAATACTTTCTGTTACAGATGGAAATGTTATTGTACCTTTTATATCAGCTAAAGATCATAAACAGATTTTCGATGAAGATAAGGGACCTAATACAGGTGGAATGGGTGCTATAGTTCCTAATCCTTACTGCAGTGAAGATGTAATTAAAGAATTCAATGAGACTATGTTAAAGCCTACTCTTACTGGAATAAAGGAAGAGAAAATGGATTACTGCGGAGTTATATTCTTTGGTCTTATGATTACTAAAAAAGGTACATATTTACTGGAGTACAATGTAAGAATGGGAGATCCTGAAACTCAGGCAGTGCTTCCAATGCTGGAAACTGATCTAACTGAAATTATATTAGCTGCTATAGATGGAAAGCTTAATGATGTGGAAATCAAGTGGAAAAAAGGCGGCGCTTGCTGCGTAGTACTAGCTTCTAAAGGATATCCTGGAAGCTATGAAACTGACAAAACTATTGAGATTAAAGGGGAAGACAATAAAGTATTTATAGCAGGAGCTAAGTATCAAGAAGATTCTCTAAAGACTTCTGGAGGAAGAGTTATGTCCATTGTATCTACTGGTGATACAATAGAAGAAGCTATTAAAAATACCTATGAAGATATAAAAAATGTAAATTTTGATGGTATGTATTTTAGAAAAGATATAGGAACGCTATATAGATAA
- the polA gene encoding DNA polymerase I, translating into MERLLILDGNSLMNRAFYAIPALNNSEGLNTNAIYGFINMLFKMREELKPNYIVTTFDKKAPTFRHKDYKDYKAGRKKMPPELSEQFPVVKELLEKLAINIFEIEGFEADDLIGTLASFSRNQGIEVYIVTGDKDALQLAEDNVKIVINKKGMTEKEIYDKDRMLMDYGVTPKQFIDVKGLMGDSSDNIPGVPGIGEKTALKLIKEYGSIENVLMNIDNLSGKKIKENLKEYREQAVFSKKLATIVTDVPIEIDLEDIKSKEKFDVEAVRKMFVKLEFKSLMNKIPVSSKEDGQESLEDIKVEYKLIDTIEKLKEAANSIKDILYILFENEDEQIYSKSSIKKIYLNTGDRNYIIDYAEIFNSDSEELIGVLKKIFEDENIEKVIHDSKIPYTILAKINVSLKGLIFDTKIAAYLIDPAQSEYGLNGLIRDNLNIDIKDEDELLRVKEIQYLKPIYEDLSEKIKLLNMEELFYNVEKPLIEVLSSMEARGFKIDKLKLNELGEKFSEKIQETKEEIYSLSGEEFNISSPKQLGKILFEKLDLPVIKKTKTGYSTNAEVLEKLRDKHPIIDNITYYRQLTKLYSTYVEGLKTVIDSDDRIHSSFNQTVTTTGRLSSTEPNLQNIPIKHEMGREIRKVFIPDDSECVILSGDYSQIELRVLAHIANDENLINAFKHHSDIHTKTASEVFNVPIDQVTPLMRSNAKAVNFGIVYGIGDFSLAQDLKIPKSKAKEYIDTYFERYPNVKKYLEDIVIKAKEDLYVTTILNRRRYIPEIKARNKMVASFGERLAMNTPIQGSAADIIKLAMVKVYNKLKEENLKSTIILQVHDELILNVYKDEIEVVKKLVKEEMENAIELKVPLEVDINIGETWYEAK; encoded by the coding sequence ATGGAAAGATTGCTTATATTAGATGGCAATAGTCTTATGAATAGAGCTTTCTATGCAATACCTGCCTTAAATAATTCAGAAGGTTTAAATACTAATGCTATTTATGGATTTATAAATATGCTGTTTAAAATGAGGGAAGAACTTAAACCTAATTATATAGTTACAACTTTTGATAAAAAGGCACCTACTTTTAGGCATAAGGATTATAAAGATTATAAGGCTGGCAGAAAGAAAATGCCTCCAGAACTTTCAGAACAGTTTCCAGTAGTAAAGGAACTTTTAGAAAAGCTTGCTATAAACATATTTGAAATAGAAGGCTTTGAGGCAGACGATTTAATAGGAACTCTTGCTTCTTTCTCCAGAAATCAGGGGATAGAAGTTTATATAGTTACAGGGGATAAAGATGCTCTTCAACTGGCAGAGGATAATGTAAAGATAGTCATAAATAAAAAGGGAATGACAGAAAAAGAAATTTATGATAAAGATAGAATGCTTATGGATTATGGAGTTACTCCAAAACAGTTTATAGATGTGAAAGGTCTTATGGGAGATAGTTCGGATAATATTCCAGGAGTACCTGGTATTGGAGAAAAGACAGCACTTAAGCTTATAAAGGAATATGGCAGCATTGAAAATGTTCTTATGAATATAGATAATTTAAGTGGTAAAAAGATCAAAGAAAACCTTAAGGAGTATAGAGAGCAGGCGGTATTTAGTAAAAAGCTTGCTACTATAGTAACGGATGTTCCAATAGAGATAGATTTAGAAGACATAAAATCCAAGGAGAAATTCGATGTAGAAGCTGTAAGGAAAATGTTTGTGAAGCTTGAATTTAAAAGTCTCATGAATAAGATTCCAGTTTCCTCTAAGGAAGATGGGCAGGAATCTTTAGAGGATATAAAAGTAGAATATAAACTTATAGATACTATAGAAAAACTTAAAGAAGCAGCAAATTCAATAAAGGATATATTGTATATTTTATTTGAAAATGAAGATGAGCAAATTTATTCTAAGAGCAGTATAAAGAAAATATATTTAAATACAGGGGATAGAAATTATATAATTGATTATGCTGAAATTTTTAACAGTGATTCGGAAGAATTAATAGGTGTTTTGAAAAAAATTTTTGAAGATGAAAATATAGAAAAAGTCATTCATGATTCAAAAATACCTTATACTATATTGGCAAAAATAAATGTTTCACTAAAAGGATTGATTTTTGATACAAAGATAGCTGCTTATCTCATTGATCCAGCCCAAAGTGAATATGGACTTAATGGACTAATAAGAGATAATTTAAATATAGATATAAAAGATGAAGATGAACTTCTTAGAGTAAAAGAAATCCAATATTTAAAGCCTATCTACGAAGATTTAAGTGAAAAGATAAAGTTATTAAATATGGAGGAGTTATTTTACAATGTAGAAAAACCTTTAATAGAAGTGCTATCATCTATGGAAGCAAGAGGTTTTAAAATTGATAAATTAAAGCTCAATGAACTAGGAGAGAAATTTAGTGAAAAAATACAGGAGACTAAAGAGGAAATTTACAGTCTGTCTGGGGAAGAATTTAATATAAGTTCGCCAAAACAGCTAGGTAAAATTCTATTTGAAAAGCTTGATTTGCCTGTAATCAAGAAGACAAAGACAGGATATTCCACTAATGCAGAGGTACTTGAGAAATTAAGAGATAAGCATCCTATAATAGATAATATAACTTATTATAGGCAGCTTACAAAATTGTATTCCACTTATGTGGAGGGCCTTAAAACTGTTATTGATTCTGATGATAGAATACATTCAAGTTTCAATCAGACGGTTACCACTACAGGAAGACTTTCAAGTACGGAACCTAATCTCCAAAATATACCTATAAAGCACGAAATGGGAAGAGAGATAAGAAAGGTATTTATACCTGATGATTCTGAATGTGTAATCTTATCTGGAGATTATTCACAGATAGAATTAAGAGTTCTTGCCCATATTGCCAATGATGAAAATTTAATAAATGCCTTTAAACATCACAGTGATATACATACAAAGACTGCTTCAGAAGTATTTAATGTGCCAATTGATCAGGTTACACCTCTTATGAGAAGTAATGCAAAGGCAGTTAATTTTGGTATAGTTTATGGTATAGGGGATTTCAGTCTTGCACAGGATCTTAAAATACCAAAAAGTAAGGCAAAGGAATATATAGATACTTATTTTGAAAGATATCCTAATGTAAAAAAATACCTTGAGGATATTGTAATTAAGGCAAAGGAAGATTTATATGTTACCACTATATTAAATAGGAGAAGATATATACCTGAAATAAAGGCCAGAAATAAAATGGTAGCATCTTTTGGAGAAAGACTGGCCATGAATACTCCAATACAGGGAAGTGCAGCAGATATAATTAAGTTAGCTATGGTAAAGGTATATAACAAACTTAAAGAAGAAAATTTAAAGAGTACTATTATACTTCAGGTTCATGATGAACTGATTTTAAATGTATATAAGGATGAGATTGAGGTTGTGAAAAAATTAGTTAAAGAAGAAATGGAGAATGCAATTGAACTAAAGGTTCCATTAGAAGTTGATATAAATATAGGGGAAACTTGGTATGAAGCAAAATAA
- a CDS encoding fumarylacetoacetate hydrolase family protein: MKFITYVKEDRESIGVLKDNYIIDFSYIFKNIGEENPPETMMEFIKYSNKNKLNQIEEFLNRDNLEEFSVDRVKVSAPIPYPERNVFCLGKNYAEHAREVKITRITGTDIPENPIYFTKIASPAIGQEDSIKFSTKVTQQVDYESELAVIIGKDGSNIKEENAEDYIFGYTIINDVSARDLQGKHTQWFKGKSLDTFCPMGPVIVHKNEIPFPVELNIGSKVNGELRQNSNTKKLIFDIPYIISDLSKGITLKAGDIIATGTPSGVGMGFDPVKVLKDGDVVECFIEKIGSLKNEIKEI; the protein is encoded by the coding sequence ATGAAATTTATTACTTATGTAAAGGAAGATAGAGAAAGTATAGGAGTATTAAAAGATAACTATATCATAGATTTTAGCTACATATTTAAAAATATAGGGGAAGAAAATCCACCTGAAACTATGATGGAGTTTATAAAGTATTCAAATAAGAATAAATTAAATCAAATAGAAGAATTTTTAAATAGAGATAATTTAGAAGAATTTTCTGTAGATAGAGTTAAAGTATCTGCACCTATCCCTTATCCTGAAAGAAACGTTTTTTGCCTTGGAAAAAATTATGCAGAACATGCAAGAGAGGTAAAAATAACCAGGATAACTGGTACAGATATTCCAGAAAATCCTATATATTTTACTAAGATTGCATCCCCAGCTATAGGACAAGAGGATAGTATAAAATTTTCTACAAAGGTTACACAGCAAGTAGATTATGAATCTGAACTGGCAGTTATAATAGGAAAGGATGGATCAAATATAAAAGAAGAAAATGCAGAAGATTATATATTCGGTTATACCATAATTAATGATGTTTCTGCAAGAGATCTTCAGGGGAAACATACTCAGTGGTTTAAAGGTAAGAGCTTGGATACCTTTTGTCCTATGGGCCCTGTTATCGTTCATAAAAATGAAATACCCTTTCCAGTAGAATTAAATATAGGTTCTAAGGTTAATGGTGAATTAAGGCAGAATTCAAATACTAAAAAGCTTATATTTGATATACCCTACATTATAAGTGATCTATCAAAGGGAATAACCTTAAAAGCTGGAGATATAATAGCAACAGGTACGCCTAGTGGAGTGGGAATGGGATTTGATCCTGTAAAAGTACTGAAGGATGGCGATGTAGTAGAATGTTTCATTGAAAAAATAGGAAGTTTAAAGAATGAGATTAAAGAAATTTAA
- the trhA gene encoding PAQR family membrane homeostasis protein TrhA has product MFKKFREPVSGLTHLFGVGISIIGLIILIKYALKLSDVQYIGAFVVFGVSLILLYSASTVYHLTAASQKVIKVLRRIDHSMIYVLIAGSYTPICLIALKGKLGLTILTIIWSLAVFGILVKNFWFDAPKWLSTFFYIFMGWLVIVAIFPLARVFTGIAIMWLVIGGIAYTVGGIIYGLDRPKLKNKYFGAHEIFHIFVLVGSFCHYWLVLRYVTIM; this is encoded by the coding sequence GTGTTTAAAAAGTTTAGAGAGCCTGTTAGTGGACTGACACATTTGTTTGGAGTGGGTATTTCTATAATTGGATTAATCATTTTAATTAAATATGCTTTAAAATTAAGTGATGTTCAATATATAGGTGCCTTCGTAGTTTTTGGAGTAAGCTTAATATTGCTTTACAGTGCCAGTACAGTTTATCATTTGACTGCTGCTTCTCAAAAGGTAATTAAAGTACTTAGAAGGATAGATCATTCCATGATATATGTTTTAATTGCAGGCAGCTATACACCTATTTGTTTGATTGCATTAAAAGGAAAGCTTGGATTAACTATTTTGACTATCATATGGAGTTTAGCTGTATTTGGTATACTGGTTAAAAATTTTTGGTTTGATGCACCTAAATGGCTTTCAACTTTCTTTTACATATTTATGGGATGGCTTGTAATAGTGGCAATCTTTCCACTAGCAAGAGTATTTACAGGTATTGCTATAATGTGGTTGGTTATAGGCGGCATAGCCTATACTGTAGGAGGAATAATATATGGTCTGGATCGTCCAAAATTAAAAAACAAATATTTTGGTGCTCATGAGATATTTCATATATTTGTACTTGTAGGGAGCTTTTGCCATTATTGGCTTGTATTAAGGTATGTAACCATTATGTAA
- a CDS encoding DEAD/DEAH box helicase, with protein sequence MYFIDTPCYIEGNKKLRKPQIEAYLKILSHFKSNPKEASLVVLPTGTGKSGLISIAPYGICEGRVLIITPGTVTKKSIAKTMEALEDNFWINMDVIFNIDDLPVLVPYKNELFDSELFSADIVYTNVQKLNPNFQNSLLNRVKPDFFDMIIVDEAHHAPANTWQAALNYFKDAKVLHVTGTPYRGDGLKVPGKLIHETKLSEVMEARYVKWLRNKTLSSSEIYFIDEKGKKLSIEEAKNLHDEEWVQRSVAMSDECSLEVVRSSIEELNELKKHSPNVPHKIMASACSIRHAERLYELYKSEGIEVILIHSKMPKNVQEEKFKDIELNKCNVVINVGMMGEGYDHQYLTIAALFRPYKSLNMFAQIIGRVLRAIPDEYITAYEIDNNALVIYHKELGMDKLWDYFRKETEVVDHYKKIREIDFKDDEYEKREVLYGKTIVEGEILEFKDSYSESIDFNAEYEKAKLVINDEVNKRKKELEALGWDKEDIEDAINNLIKKKTRKKSDELNKIYNEKRPLERRKMIKKILKEKIELVAIELLNKYGITEKGTELYLKFKRSLPSYTKSNTKNDGVLVIYINTKLKVKFSGRDEMEIDDLIKAEEYLDVIKLELRRILNGIQLHKNK encoded by the coding sequence TTGTATTTTATTGATACTCCTTGTTATATAGAAGGAAATAAAAAGTTAAGGAAGCCACAAATTGAAGCATACTTAAAAATTTTATCTCATTTTAAAAGTAATCCAAAAGAAGCTTCATTGGTTGTCTTACCAACAGGAACAGGTAAAAGCGGATTAATATCAATAGCACCTTATGGCATATGTGAGGGCAGAGTATTAATAATAACTCCTGGAACTGTAACAAAAAAAAGTATAGCAAAAACTATGGAAGCTTTAGAAGATAATTTTTGGATAAACATGGATGTTATATTTAATATAGATGACCTTCCGGTGTTAGTACCATATAAAAATGAATTGTTTGATTCTGAATTATTTTCAGCTGACATTGTTTATACTAATGTTCAGAAACTAAATCCTAATTTTCAGAATTCTTTGTTAAATAGAGTGAAACCTGATTTTTTTGATATGATAATTGTAGATGAAGCACATCATGCACCAGCTAATACATGGCAAGCAGCGTTAAATTATTTTAAGGATGCAAAGGTATTACATGTAACAGGGACACCTTACAGAGGAGATGGGCTAAAGGTTCCTGGTAAGTTAATACATGAAACAAAACTGTCAGAAGTCATGGAAGCTAGGTATGTAAAATGGCTAAGGAACAAAACATTGAGTTCTTCAGAAATATATTTTATCGATGAGAAAGGTAAAAAACTTAGTATAGAAGAAGCAAAAAATTTACATGATGAAGAATGGGTTCAGCGTTCAGTTGCTATGTCAGATGAATGCTCTTTAGAAGTTGTACGTAGTAGTATAGAAGAGTTAAATGAATTGAAGAAGCATTCACCTAATGTTCCTCATAAAATAATGGCTTCAGCTTGCAGTATAAGACATGCTGAAAGGTTATATGAATTATATAAATCTGAAGGAATAGAAGTAATTTTGATACATAGCAAAATGCCCAAGAATGTGCAAGAAGAAAAGTTTAAGGATATTGAATTAAACAAGTGTAATGTGGTGATTAATGTTGGAATGATGGGAGAGGGCTATGATCATCAGTATTTAACAATAGCAGCTTTATTTAGACCATATAAAAGTTTGAATATGTTTGCACAAATTATAGGTAGAGTTTTAAGAGCAATTCCAGATGAATATATTACTGCATATGAAATTGATAATAATGCGCTAGTAATATATCATAAAGAATTAGGAATGGATAAATTGTGGGATTATTTTAGAAAAGAGACGGAAGTAGTAGATCATTATAAAAAAATTAGAGAAATTGATTTTAAAGATGATGAATATGAAAAACGGGAAGTCTTATATGGAAAAACAATAGTTGAGGGTGAAATTTTAGAATTTAAGGACTCGTACAGTGAAAGTATAGATTTTAATGCTGAATATGAAAAAGCAAAGTTAGTAATAAATGATGAAGTAAATAAAAGAAAAAAGGAATTAGAAGCATTAGGTTGGGATAAAGAAGATATTGAGGATGCTATAAATAATTTAATTAAAAAAAAGACAAGAAAAAAATCAGATGAGTTAAATAAAATATATAATGAAAAAAGACCTTTAGAGAGAAGAAAAATGATAAAAAAAATACTCAAAGAAAAAATTGAGTTAGTAGCTATTGAACTTCTTAATAAATATGGCATCACTGAAAAGGGAACAGAATTATATTTAAAATTTAAGAGAAGTTTACCTTCATATACAAAATCCAATACTAAAAATGATGGTGTACTTGTAATATATATAAACACAAAATTAAAAGTTAAATTTTCTGGACGAGATGAAATGGAAATAGATGATTTAATAAAGGCAGAAGAATATTTAGATGTTATAAAACTTGAATTGAGGAGGATATTAAATGGAATACAATTACATAAAAATAAATGA
- a CDS encoding fluoride efflux transporter FluC yields MKKYMYIGAFGFLGAILRFYVKNIKFENYNGQIPVNTLIINITGSFFLAFIFTLIMEGYNIKEKLKLGITTGLLGTYTTFSSLCKEEFNLILKREYYSAFMYIFLSLFLSVLSICAATILSKFILKKLSQKKYNLKM; encoded by the coding sequence TTGAAAAAATATATGTATATTGGTGCCTTTGGATTTTTGGGAGCAATACTTAGATTTTATGTAAAAAATATAAAGTTTGAAAACTATAATGGGCAAATACCTGTAAACACACTAATTATTAATATAACTGGAAGTTTCTTTTTAGCATTTATATTTACCTTAATAATGGAGGGATATAATATAAAAGAAAAATTAAAATTAGGTATTACTACTGGACTTTTAGGAACCTATACTACTTTTTCTTCACTGTGCAAAGAGGAATTTAATTTAATATTAAAGAGAGAATATTACTCTGCTTTTATGTATATTTTTTTATCCTTATTTTTAAGTGTTTTAAGTATATGTGCTGCTACCATACTATCAAAATTTATATTAAAAAAGTTAAGTCAAAAGAAGTACAATCTAAAGATGTAA
- the crcB gene encoding fluoride efflux transporter CrcB, producing the protein MEYMLVGIGGILGSLSRYKLGKIIILKTKSTFPIGTFIINITGAFLLGLLTSINSDNSIYSFIGDGFLGAYTTFSTFMYEGFSLFKNNRKLNAVFYIGISIIIGIVGYSMGYGIGNL; encoded by the coding sequence ATGGAATATATGCTGGTAGGGATAGGTGGCATTTTAGGAAGCTTATCCAGATATAAATTAGGCAAAATCATAATTTTAAAAACTAAGAGTACTTTCCCTATAGGGACTTTTATTATAAATATTACAGGTGCTTTTTTATTGGGACTACTTACTTCAATAAATTCCGATAATTCTATTTATAGTTTTATTGGAGATGGATTTCTAGGAGCTTATACTACCTTTTCTACTTTTATGTATGAAGGATTCTCACTTTTTAAGAATAATAGAAAATTAAATGCTGTATTTTATATAGGCATTTCTATTATAATAGGAATAGTAGGATATTCTATGGGATATGGTATAGGTAATTTATAA